A stretch of Clostridium sp. BJN0001 DNA encodes these proteins:
- the metK gene encoding methionine adenosyltransferase — protein sequence MKKLFTSESVTEGHPDKMCDQISDAILDAILSEDKMARVACETCTTTGMVMVMGEISTNCYVDIPKVVRQTIREIGYDRAKYGFDCDTCSVLTSIDEQSSDIAQGVDGALESRSGDKDEVDKVGAGDQGMMFGFATNETDDYMPLPISLAHKLSRRLTAVRKNGTLPYLRPDGKTQVTIEYEDNKPKRVDTIVISTQHSEKVSLEQIEKDMKQYVINEVVSSDLLDENTKYFINPTGRFVVGGPQGDSGLTGRKIIVDTYGGYGRHGGGAFSGKDPTKVDRSAAYAARWVAKNLVAAGVADKLEIQLAYAIGVARPVSIEVETFGTSKISEEEIVSIVEKVFDLRPGAIIRDLDLRRPIYKQVAAYGHFGRNDLDLPWEKLDKVDEIKKYL from the coding sequence ATGAAAAAGTTGTTTACTTCTGAATCAGTTACAGAAGGACATCCAGACAAAATGTGCGATCAGATTTCTGATGCAATACTTGATGCTATTCTTTCAGAAGATAAAATGGCAAGAGTTGCATGCGAAACATGTACAACAACAGGAATGGTCATGGTAATGGGAGAAATATCTACAAACTGTTATGTGGACATCCCTAAAGTAGTTAGACAAACAATAAGAGAAATAGGCTATGACAGAGCTAAATATGGTTTCGATTGTGATACATGCTCTGTTCTTACATCAATTGATGAGCAGTCATCAGATATAGCTCAAGGAGTTGATGGAGCTCTTGAATCAAGAAGCGGAGATAAAGATGAAGTAGATAAGGTAGGAGCTGGAGATCAGGGAATGATGTTTGGTTTTGCTACAAACGAAACAGACGATTATATGCCACTTCCTATTTCACTTGCACACAAACTTTCAAGAAGACTTACAGCAGTTAGAAAAAATGGAACATTACCTTATTTAAGACCAGATGGAAAAACACAGGTTACTATTGAATATGAAGATAATAAACCTAAGAGAGTTGATACAATAGTTATTTCTACTCAGCATAGTGAAAAAGTATCATTAGAGCAGATAGAAAAAGATATGAAACAGTATGTAATAAACGAAGTAGTTTCATCTGATCTTTTAGATGAAAATACAAAGTATTTTATAAACCCAACAGGCAGATTCGTTGTAGGAGGACCTCAAGGAGATTCTGGATTAACAGGAAGAAAGATAATTGTTGATACATATGGCGGATATGGAAGACACGGTGGTGGAGCTTTCTCAGGAAAAGATCCAACAAAGGTTGATAGATCTGCAGCATATGCAGCAAGATGGGTTGCTAAAAACCTTGTAGCAGCAGGAGTAGCTGATAAACTTGAAATTCAACTTGCTTATGCAATTGGAGTTGCTAGACCAGTATCAATTGAAGTTGAAACATTTGGAACTTCAAAGATTTCTGAAGAAGAAATTGTATCAATTGTTGAAAAAGTATTTGATTTAAGACCAGGTGCTATTATAAGAGATCTTGATTTAAGAAGACCTATATACAAGCAGGTTGCAGCTTATGGACATTTTGGAAGAAATGATTTAGATCTTCCTTGGGAAAAACTTGATAAAGTTGATGAAATAAAGAAATATTTGTAA
- a CDS encoding GtrA family protein encodes MNIKNKFNNLIIQFIKFGLVGITNTVITLGIYYILIYFGINYMISYTSGFILGIVNSYYWNNKYVFEKIKSNNFKSFIKNFISYLATFILSIILLMVMVRYMSISQEIAPILNLIITMVLNFLLNKFWIFN; translated from the coding sequence ATGAATATAAAAAATAAATTTAATAATTTAATTATTCAGTTTATAAAATTTGGATTAGTTGGTATTACTAATACAGTAATAACTTTAGGAATATATTATATATTAATTTATTTTGGTATTAATTATATGATATCATATACTAGTGGTTTTATTTTAGGAATTGTAAATTCATACTACTGGAATAACAAATATGTATTCGAAAAAATAAAATCAAATAATTTTAAATCTTTTATAAAGAATTTTATAAGTTATCTAGCTACATTTATTTTAAGTATTATATTATTAATGGTAATGGTTAGATATATGAGCATATCACAAGAAATTGCACCAATTTTAAATTTAATTATTACAATGGTGTTAAATTTTTTATTAAATAAATTTTGGATATTTAATTAA
- a CDS encoding glycosyltransferase family 2 protein, translating into MDILSLIIPCFNEQESLPILYDALCDVTKKMKEEEFEFIFIDDGSKDETEKVIQDFYKKDSRVRFISFSRNFGKEAAMYAGFNAAKGDYVAVMDADMQDPPSLLPEMYKYVSSGEYDSVATRRVTREGEPKIRSFFARMFYKLINKISDADIVDGARDFRLMTRQMVNSILSMKEYNRFSKGIYGWVGFKTKWIAFKNVERVAGETKWSFWKLFLYSLEGIIGFSTKPLAIASILGIFLCFAAFIFMIYIIIINIIYSNPVSGWASLSCMILFASGIQLFCMGIIGQYLSKTYLEAKKRPIYIVKETEITYKNKINKNFDNLVDQIENMSN; encoded by the coding sequence ATGGACATACTTTCGCTTATAATTCCATGCTTTAACGAACAGGAATCTTTGCCTATATTATATGATGCATTATGTGATGTTACAAAGAAAATGAAAGAAGAGGAATTTGAATTTATTTTTATAGATGATGGTTCGAAAGATGAGACTGAAAAAGTTATTCAAGATTTTTATAAAAAAGATTCGAGAGTGAGATTTATTTCATTTTCAAGAAATTTTGGAAAAGAAGCTGCTATGTATGCTGGATTTAATGCAGCTAAAGGTGATTATGTGGCTGTTATGGATGCTGATATGCAGGATCCTCCAAGCCTACTTCCAGAGATGTACAAGTATGTATCAAGTGGAGAATATGACAGCGTAGCTACAAGAAGAGTAACAAGAGAAGGTGAACCTAAGATAAGAAGCTTTTTTGCAAGAATGTTTTATAAACTTATAAATAAAATATCTGATGCAGATATAGTTGATGGAGCAAGAGATTTTAGGCTTATGACAAGGCAGATGGTAAATTCTATTTTATCTATGAAAGAATATAATAGATTTTCTAAAGGTATATATGGTTGGGTAGGATTTAAAACAAAATGGATTGCTTTTAAAAATGTTGAAAGAGTGGCAGGAGAAACAAAATGGTCATTTTGGAAGCTGTTTTTGTACTCTCTTGAAGGAATAATAGGATTTTCAACAAAGCCACTTGCAATAGCATCAATACTTGGAATATTTTTGTGCTTTGCTGCTTTTATATTTATGATATATATAATTATAATTAATATAATTTATAGTAATCCAGTTAGTGGATGGGCATCTCTTTCATGTATGATACTTTTTGCAAGTGGAATTCAACTTTTTTGTATGGGAATAATTGGACAATATTTATCAAAGACATATTTGGAAGCTAAAAAACGTCCTATTTACATAGTAAAAGAAACAGAGATTACTTATAAAAATAAGATAAATAAAAATTTTGATAATTTAGTTGACCAGATTGAAAATATGTCAAATTAG
- a CDS encoding glycosyltransferase family 2 protein, which translates to MKISIICPLHNGQNYLRKLNKSILNQNLLENAELEIKYVLTKSQDKTKDILDDIGAFYVEIEPSEFSHSRTREMMSKKISGDILVFISQDIKIKDEFWLKNLISPIISGECQASFSRQVGIDNGIEKYTRERNYPNESRIVSKDDIEKYQIRTFFYSDASSAVKTEIYRKLNAYDGKNMTTNEDMYFAYKLINAGYKIKYCSDSIVYHSHNFTFRQLFKRYYDTGIFFKDNPYFLNFKSNESGFDLARYVFKRAAEERNIRVLLRLIPDFATRFIAKFIGQHFSKRR; encoded by the coding sequence ATGAAAATTTCAATAATCTGCCCACTCCACAATGGGCAAAACTACCTAAGAAAATTGAATAAATCCATTTTAAATCAGAATTTATTAGAGAACGCAGAGCTTGAGATAAAGTATGTTTTAACTAAAAGTCAGGATAAAACAAAAGATATTTTAGATGATATTGGAGCTTTTTATGTGGAGATAGAGCCATCAGAATTTTCTCATAGTAGAACACGTGAAATGATGTCTAAGAAAATTTCTGGCGATATTTTGGTTTTTATTTCCCAGGACATTAAAATTAAAGATGAATTTTGGCTAAAAAATTTGATTTCGCCTATTATATCTGGTGAATGTCAGGCAAGTTTCAGTCGTCAAGTTGGGATTGATAATGGAATTGAGAAATATACAAGAGAAAGAAATTATCCTAATGAATCGAGAATTGTATCTAAAGATGATATAGAAAAGTATCAGATAAGGACATTTTTCTATTCTGACGCATCTTCTGCTGTTAAGACTGAAATTTATAGAAAGCTTAATGCATATGATGGAAAGAATATGACAACTAACGAGGATATGTATTTTGCATACAAACTTATAAATGCAGGATATAAAATCAAATACTGTTCAGACTCTATCGTATATCATTCGCACAACTTTACATTTAGGCAGCTTTTTAAGAGATATTATGATACAGGAATATTTTTTAAAGATAATCCATATTTCTTAAATTTTAAGAGTAACGAAAGTGGATTTGATTTAGCAAGATATGTTTTTAAAAGGGCAGCTGAGGAAAGAAATATAAGAGTTCTTTTAAGACTTATTCCTGATTTTGCAACACGATTTATAGCTAAGTTTATTGGACAGCATTTTTCAAAGAGAAGATAG
- a CDS encoding IS4 family transposase produces MKNTRLLSLILKETNDLITSSEYKEAYSLGNSFSRNRKLSFSNTVHFICSALRKSISSEIDNFIEDHKCLKFPSITKQAFSKARQNISPEAFNELCRLFVDKFYSINKNLNTWNGFNILAVDGTSLQVPDTKECGEYFGLSSNQNKTRTAIATASALYDVLNDIIVDARITKYKTSERHIAKQHIESIGDKFCPRKSIVIFDRGYPSYDMFDYLNSKKLLFLMRVSTSFKLAQSIDSPDFILKYKVKGEIKKIRVVKVKLSDEVTETLVTNIYDDTITPLKFKELYFLRWGVESKYKELKCSLKIEEFSGTKPIAIKQDFYVSIYLSMIAALIKKDADAAISNDNKDKDLNSIYQSNRNFILGQVFKRIIALLVKSRLRNKLLELILEKAIKIRSQIRCNRSCERKNKHPRKKHHHNIKSCF; encoded by the coding sequence ATGAAAAATACTAGATTATTATCTTTAATTTTAAAAGAAACAAACGATTTAATTACTTCAAGTGAGTACAAAGAAGCATACAGCTTAGGTAACTCATTCTCAAGGAATAGAAAACTATCCTTTTCAAATACGGTTCATTTTATTTGCTCCGCATTGCGAAAATCCATCTCTTCTGAAATTGATAATTTTATTGAAGATCATAAATGTTTAAAATTTCCGTCAATAACAAAACAAGCATTTTCTAAGGCAAGACAAAATATATCACCAGAAGCCTTTAATGAATTATGCAGACTTTTTGTTGATAAATTTTATAGTATAAATAAAAATTTAAACACTTGGAATGGTTTTAATATTCTAGCTGTAGATGGAACTAGTCTACAAGTGCCAGATACAAAAGAATGTGGTGAATATTTTGGATTAAGCAGTAATCAAAATAAGACAAGAACTGCTATTGCGACGGCGTCAGCCTTATATGATGTATTAAATGACATTATTGTAGATGCTAGAATTACTAAATATAAGACAAGTGAAAGACATATTGCAAAACAACATATAGAGTCAATAGGAGATAAATTCTGTCCTCGAAAAAGCATTGTTATTTTTGATAGAGGCTATCCTTCATATGATATGTTTGATTATTTAAATTCCAAGAAATTACTATTTTTAATGCGAGTATCAACATCTTTTAAACTTGCACAATCAATAGATTCCCCTGACTTTATTTTAAAATATAAAGTTAAAGGTGAAATAAAAAAAATAAGAGTAGTAAAAGTTAAGCTGTCAGATGAGGTGACAGAAACTTTAGTGACTAACATCTATGATGATACTATTACGCCTTTAAAATTCAAAGAACTCTATTTCTTAAGATGGGGCGTTGAATCTAAATATAAAGAATTAAAATGCAGTCTTAAAATCGAAGAATTTTCAGGTACTAAGCCAATTGCCATAAAGCAAGATTTTTACGTTTCTATTTATTTATCGATGATTGCAGCTCTTATAAAAAAAGATGCCGATGCTGCGATATCAAATGATAATAAGGATAAAGATTTAAATTCAATATATCAATCAAATAGGAATTTTATTTTGGGACAGGTATTCAAACGAATTATAGCTTTATTAGTTAAATCTAGATTAAGAAATAAGCTGTTAGAATTAATACTTGAAAAAGCTATAAAAATACGCTCACAAATACGTTGCAACCGATCTTGTGAGCGCAAAAACAAACATCCAAGAAAAAAGCACCATCATAATATTAAATCCTGTTTTTAA
- a CDS encoding glycosyltransferase, translating to MVICTSICANYLPKALVLAKSVKKYIKDATFVVSLVEREIPKYAKEHKEFDYVVLGKDLGYGNFDRFIFKHSIVEASTAVKGQLFRFLYEKFPDENQFIYLDPDVRVYDDFTELKELLNVRPIIVCPHLLEPGNVDMELSSTAHGVYNLGFLAVNRSEEAQKFINWWAERLHLFCYDDIQKGIFTDQKWIDLAPCFFDVEIFKHKGYDFATWSLMNSDVNVKNNKIYIGNDPLRFIHFSGYDSGTIDWAIDKWLPNKEKNPFVNLYKEYSTELSDAGQAQIGKSLWTYQNYNSGEKISNKIREEYRKDYDLQYSIESPFEYSNEWFQSKLNINTNSGGIIAKSIKVCKEEGIIAFIKKALKKLLK from the coding sequence ATGGTTATTTGTACTTCAATTTGTGCTAATTATTTACCTAAAGCATTAGTACTAGCAAAATCAGTAAAAAAATATATAAAAGATGCAACTTTTGTAGTTTCATTAGTGGAAAGAGAAATTCCAAAGTATGCAAAAGAACATAAAGAGTTTGATTATGTAGTTCTAGGAAAAGATTTGGGATATGGAAATTTTGATAGGTTTATATTTAAGCATAGTATTGTTGAAGCTTCAACAGCAGTAAAAGGACAATTATTTAGATTTTTATATGAAAAATTTCCTGATGAAAATCAATTTATATATTTGGACCCAGATGTTAGAGTATATGATGACTTTACTGAATTAAAAGAATTATTAAATGTTAGACCTATAATTGTATGTCCACATTTATTAGAGCCTGGGAATGTAGATATGGAACTAAGTAGTACAGCACATGGTGTATATAATCTTGGCTTTTTAGCAGTAAATAGAAGTGAAGAAGCACAGAAGTTTATTAATTGGTGGGCAGAAAGATTACATTTGTTTTGTTATGATGATATTCAAAAAGGAATTTTTACTGATCAAAAATGGATTGACTTGGCACCATGTTTTTTTGATGTTGAAATCTTTAAACATAAAGGATATGATTTTGCAACATGGTCTCTTATGAATAGCGATGTTAATGTTAAAAATAATAAGATATATATAGGAAATGATCCATTACGATTTATTCATTTTTCAGGATATGATTCAGGAACAATAGATTGGGCTATAGATAAATGGTTACCTAATAAAGAAAAAAATCCTTTTGTTAATTTATATAAAGAATATTCAACAGAACTTTCCGATGCAGGACAAGCTCAAATAGGAAAATCATTATGGACTTATCAGAACTATAATTCAGGTGAAAAAATAAGTAATAAGATTAGAGAAGAATACAGAAAAGACTATGATTTACAATATAGTATAGAGAGTCCTTTTGAGTATAGTAATGAATGGTTTCAAAGCAAACTAAATATAAACACTAATTCAGGTGGTATAATCGCAAAGTCTATTAAGGTATGCAAAGAAGAGGGAATTATTGCTTTTATTAAAAAAGCTTTGAAAAAGTTATTAAAATAA
- a CDS encoding glucosyltransferase domain-containing protein, whose protein sequence is MNIRKYTLNFYRYIYNNRISFLIPTLLIFLIYGNEIYKIDMRIDTENMINQPNKSSAFCSLGRQGIALTKLLFDQLNFNPYFSMSIGLLVLSFSMITLSYLLDKIGNIKPLHSIIMFLIFIIHPIWAEQFYFRNQFLEINVGLLLTILAVGISYYSIIKHNNLFKFLSIIIMIWSFSTYQTFVILYIALCIICFMLYYRNNIKLNINKCNIKLIFELIVLFMVAFLINTIITKMFFVKDIPYLNSQIQWNQENFLICIKNILKNIKNIILGKGIFYSITYTISLIIMLIFSFNYIIINRKKKDIILYLVSTILLEICPFLLTIYTANQPVYRSQFVLPFVISCNIIIILLFVYKKRYSPILIYFFIAVTFILQMQTVLRLEYTDQVRYEQDAVLANQIVDRISLETNSNINKPVAFVGAMNAKLNASCVEGETIGKSIFNWNAEELPHYQCSSVRICSSINNLGINIRNVSVNQMQEARTEAQNMTSWPSKGCIRDNGDFIIIKLSEDKWYFSDMATAYSTKYNNKIIKFEDKQTYSIDSFSLENNEVKIGGWFIDKEVDSDDIKINIYLLNDENSNIFEINTGRQTRTDVTSYFKDGTNYDNSGFITKGDLSNLGSDISKYRIIIGYTHNDQEKFVDTKHYLNN, encoded by the coding sequence ATGAATATACGAAAATATACACTAAATTTTTATAGATATATATATAATAATAGAATTTCATTTTTAATTCCAACACTTTTGATTTTTCTTATTTATGGAAATGAAATTTACAAAATTGATATGAGAATAGATACAGAGAATATGATAAATCAGCCCAATAAATCGAGTGCGTTTTGTTCGCTTGGACGTCAAGGAATAGCACTTACTAAATTATTATTTGATCAATTAAATTTTAATCCTTATTTTTCAATGAGTATTGGATTGTTAGTATTAAGTTTCTCTATGATAACATTGTCATATTTATTAGATAAAATTGGAAATATTAAACCGTTGCATTCTATAATTATGTTTTTGATTTTTATTATTCATCCAATATGGGCTGAGCAGTTTTATTTTAGAAATCAATTTTTAGAGATTAATGTTGGACTGTTATTAACAATATTAGCTGTAGGTATATCATATTATTCAATTATTAAGCACAATAATTTATTTAAGTTTTTATCAATTATAATAATGATTTGGTCATTTTCGACATATCAAACTTTTGTAATATTATATATAGCACTGTGCATAATTTGTTTTATGCTGTATTATAGAAATAATATTAAATTAAATATTAATAAATGTAATATTAAATTGATATTTGAATTAATAGTATTATTTATGGTTGCATTTTTAATTAATACTATTATAACAAAGATGTTTTTTGTTAAGGATATTCCTTATTTGAATTCTCAAATTCAATGGAATCAAGAGAATTTTTTAATATGTATCAAGAACATTCTAAAAAATATTAAAAATATTATTTTGGGTAAAGGGATTTTTTATTCTATAACATATACTATTTCATTAATAATAATGTTAATATTTTCTTTTAATTATATTATTATAAATAGAAAGAAGAAAGATATTATTTTGTATTTGGTATCAACTATTTTACTAGAAATTTGTCCTTTCTTATTAACAATTTATACTGCTAATCAGCCAGTATATAGATCACAATTTGTTTTACCTTTTGTTATATCCTGTAATATTATTATAATATTATTATTTGTTTATAAGAAAAGGTATAGTCCTATTTTAATTTATTTTTTTATAGCAGTAACATTTATATTACAGATGCAAACTGTATTAAGATTAGAATATACAGATCAAGTTAGATATGAACAAGATGCAGTATTAGCAAATCAAATAGTTGATAGAATTAGTTTGGAAACCAATTCTAATATAAATAAGCCTGTAGCTTTTGTTGGAGCAATGAATGCAAAACTTAATGCATCATGTGTTGAAGGAGAAACTATTGGTAAATCTATATTTAATTGGAATGCAGAAGAATTACCACATTATCAATGTAGTTCTGTTAGAATATGTAGTTCAATAAATAATTTGGGAATAAACATTAGAAATGTATCAGTAAATCAAATGCAAGAAGCAAGAACAGAAGCGCAGAATATGACTTCATGGCCATCTAAAGGATGTATACGTGATAATGGAGATTTTATAATAATAAAATTGTCTGAAGATAAATGGTATTTTAGTGATATGGCTACAGCATATTCTACAAAATATAATAATAAAATTATTAAATTTGAAGATAAACAAACATATTCTATTGATAGTTTTAGTTTAGAGAATAATGAAGTTAAAATAGGGGGATGGTTTATAGATAAAGAAGTAGATTCTGATGACATAAAAATTAACATATATTTATTAAATGATGAAAATAGTAATATATTTGAAATTAATACAGGAAGACAAACAAGAACAGATGTCACTTCATATTTTAAAGATGGAACTAACTATGATAATAGCGGATTTATTACTAAAGGGGATTTATCTAATTTGGGTTCTGATATTTCAAAGTATAGAATTATTATTGGTTATACACATAATGATCAAGAAAAATTTGTGGACACAAAACATTATTTGAATAATTAA
- a CDS encoding class I SAM-dependent methyltransferase, whose protein sequence is MKKEAYAELIRTQKTHWWFCGKRAIVQYFFKKYNTLKNPRILDLGCGTGALLEMLEKDGQVSGLEYEKSAVEYCNKNFGDKVKQGSLPDDIPFHENGFDVLVSCDVLEHVEDDKKSIKKIYNLLSDEGIAIITVPALKCLWSYNDEFVQHKRRYEKADLIEKMEEAGFKIKRCTYYNTLLFLPILIIRKIKNILNINKPDLSETPDMGIINSILKFIFLSEVKLLKKINLPIGVSLLIIVSKNN, encoded by the coding sequence ATGAAAAAAGAAGCATATGCAGAATTAATAAGAACCCAAAAAACACATTGGTGGTTTTGTGGAAAAAGAGCAATAGTACAGTATTTTTTTAAAAAATATAATACATTAAAAAATCCACGAATTTTAGATTTAGGTTGTGGAACAGGTGCATTATTAGAGATGTTAGAAAAAGATGGACAAGTATCAGGATTAGAATATGAAAAGAGTGCTGTTGAATATTGTAATAAAAATTTTGGCGATAAGGTTAAACAAGGAAGTCTTCCAGATGATATACCTTTCCATGAAAATGGATTTGATGTATTAGTTTCTTGCGATGTTTTAGAACATGTTGAAGATGATAAAAAATCAATAAAAAAAATTTATAATTTGCTTTCTGATGAAGGAATTGCAATAATAACAGTTCCAGCTTTAAAATGTTTATGGAGTTATAATGATGAATTTGTTCAACATAAAAGAAGATATGAAAAAGCTGATTTAATAGAAAAGATGGAAGAGGCTGGGTTTAAAATAAAAAGATGTACATATTATAATACGTTATTGTTTTTACCTATTCTTATTATTAGAAAAATTAAAAATATATTAAATATTAATAAACCTGATTTAAGTGAAACTCCGGATATGGGTATTATTAATAGTATATTAAAATTTATCTTTTTAAGTGAAGTAAAATTATTAAAAAAAATTAATTTGCCTATTGGTGTTTCGCTATTAATTATTGTATCAAAAAATAACTAA
- a CDS encoding glycosyltransferase family A protein: MYVSKVSVIMPCYNDGKYILESIASVKNQTYKNIELIIVNDGSTDEYTNNLLKSDELKNIKIINSKNLGPAHARNLAIKESEGKYILPLDSDDLIDKTYIEKAVKILDENNNVGVVYCRADLFGEKQGRWDLPDYSLKKMLLDNIVFVTSVFRKEDWVTVNGFDTKMKHGMEDYDFWLSILEIGREIYQIHEILFHYRIKKSSRTTEFQKNVNTVVDTYMQIYDNHPILYKKYYDIYAKILRKELINQIFANRLLKESTCVIEKMSKIRILKKIYKKIIKRS; encoded by the coding sequence ATGTATGTGTCAAAAGTTAGTGTGATTATGCCATGTTATAATGATGGAAAATATATTTTGGAAAGTATTGCTTCTGTAAAGAATCAAACATATAAGAATATTGAATTAATAATTGTTAATGATGGTAGTACAGATGAATATACAAATAATTTATTAAAGAGTGATGAATTAAAAAATATAAAAATAATTAATAGCAAAAATTTAGGACCAGCTCATGCTAGAAATTTAGCTATAAAAGAATCTGAAGGCAAATATATTTTGCCATTAGATTCTGATGATTTGATTGATAAAACATATATAGAAAAGGCTGTAAAAATACTTGATGAAAATAATAATGTTGGAGTAGTATATTGCAGAGCAGATTTATTTGGAGAAAAACAAGGTAGATGGGATTTACCCGACTATTCTTTAAAAAAAATGTTATTAGATAATATTGTATTTGTTACATCTGTATTCAGAAAAGAAGATTGGGTTACAGTAAATGGATTTGATACTAAAATGAAGCATGGAATGGAAGATTATGATTTTTGGCTTTCAATATTAGAAATAGGCAGAGAAATATATCAAATACATGAAATATTATTTCATTATAGAATAAAAAAATCTTCTAGAACAACTGAATTTCAGAAAAATGTAAATACAGTTGTTGATACATATATGCAAATATATGATAATCATCCTATTTTATATAAAAAATATTATGATATTTATGCTAAAATTTTGAGGAAAGAGCTAATTAATCAAATATTTGCTAATAGATTATTAAAAGAAAGCACATGTGTTATCGAAAAAATGAGCAAAATAAGAATATTAAAGAAAATATATAAAAAAATAATAAAAAGAAGTTAG